Proteins from a single region of Flectobacillus major DSM 103:
- a CDS encoding plasmid mobilization protein, with protein sequence MARPRKPPTEQLTHYVRFRLTEKDYAKLLELSEGFDLSDYCRKVILSKTPRRKKATPERETLIRILGELGKIGGNINQIARSVNRGRPQDMAIIAYGLKQLEEIGDSLRQTLTDKET encoded by the coding sequence ATGGCACGACCACGCAAACCCCCGACCGAGCAATTGACCCACTACGTCCGATTCCGTTTGACGGAAAAGGACTATGCTAAATTGCTTGAGCTGTCCGAAGGTTTCGACCTTTCGGATTATTGCCGCAAGGTGATTTTGTCCAAAACCCCCAGACGCAAAAAAGCGACCCCCGAACGGGAGACGCTAATTCGTATTCTGGGCGAGCTTGGAAAAATCGGCGGCAACATCAACCAGATTGCCCGAAGCGTCAACAGAGGACGACCGCAGGACATGGCGATTATCGCCTACGGTCTAAAGCAACTGGAAGAAATCGGGGATAGTTTACGCCAGACATTAACCGATAAAGAGACATGA
- a CDS encoding relaxase/mobilization nuclease domain-containing protein: protein MIIKGKSRQNGGQLGKYLFDNYKKENEMVELFEVKGTTSRDPKKAILEMSLAAELTKGKLGLYHASLNPEIGQNMSREDWLKSLEITEEKLGLTGQNRVSVIHEKIGEDGQKRQHMHVVWQRERDGKLITDSKNYDKHLEAQNEIEKVLGHAKTLTPKEIKEEVTQCYNEAKTGHEFINKLKEKGYQVGKDYITEKGGKRDFCLVHPDGLKSDLVRQIDKAKTKDVRQKLAGVELPNAQTIGGHEKRSNTQNEKARREGLINAAERENTDKAKKRAEQAAENFQDILREQEQEKPKELTKQEKFEQRLKAFRENSQESGKAKVVEKAAENKQDATGKELSSFEKRLQAANENMKDFSRERNRNRR from the coding sequence ATGATTATTAAAGGAAAAAGCAGACAGAACGGCGGGCAATTGGGGAAATATCTTTTCGATAATTACAAGAAAGAAAATGAAATGGTTGAGCTTTTCGAGGTGAAAGGCACGACCAGCCGAGACCCTAAAAAAGCCATCTTGGAAATGAGCCTTGCAGCAGAGCTGACCAAGGGGAAATTAGGCTTGTACCATGCGAGCCTAAACCCAGAGATTGGGCAAAATATGAGCCGTGAAGATTGGTTAAAATCGCTTGAAATAACCGAGGAAAAGTTAGGGCTTACAGGACAAAATCGGGTTTCTGTCATCCATGAAAAAATAGGTGAAGACGGACAAAAACGGCAGCATATGCACGTAGTTTGGCAGAGGGAGAGAGACGGAAAACTAATAACAGATTCAAAGAATTATGATAAACACCTTGAAGCCCAGAACGAGATAGAAAAAGTTTTAGGCCATGCGAAAACATTGACCCCGAAAGAAATAAAAGAAGAAGTCACCCAGTGTTACAATGAAGCGAAAACAGGGCATGAGTTTATAAATAAGCTGAAAGAAAAAGGCTACCAAGTAGGCAAAGATTATATCACAGAGAAGGGAGGGAAACGGGACTTTTGCCTTGTGCATCCTGACGGCTTAAAAAGCGATTTAGTCCGACAAATTGATAAAGCCAAAACAAAAGATGTTCGCCAGAAACTTGCAGGCGTTGAATTACCAAACGCCCAGACCATCGGAGGACATGAAAAACGGAGCAATACACAGAACGAGAAAGCCAGACGGGAAGGGCTTATAAATGCGGCTGAAAGAGAAAATACAGACAAGGCTAAAAAGCGAGCTGAACAAGCGGCCGAAAATTTCCAAGATATACTGCGAGAACAAGAACAGGAAAAACCCAAAGAACTGACAAAACAAGAGAAATTCGAGCAGCGGTTAAAAGCATTTAGGGAAAATAGTCAAGAAAGCGGGAAAGCTAAGGTTGTAGAAAAAGCAGCCGAGAATAAACAAGATGCTACAGGGAAAGAGCTTTCAAGTTTTGAAAAAAGGCTGCAAGCGGCCAATGAAAACATGAAAGATTTTAGCAGAGAAAGGAATAGAAACAGAAGGTGA
- a CDS encoding N-6 DNA methylase: MQDMVAAINQLSYRHSTSKIYSDFVEVSAIAFSNTVDKKHFEEREKRYFDIINQYTKEELNIFPQLLGMLVKHLTNAPKDVLGDMFHELELHNERKGQFFTPFPLCQMMAKLTIGDNPQSIIDQKGFITVSEPSCGTGAMVIAAATELQSQGINYQQNLYVSATDLDVTCVHAAYVQFSLLNIPATLIHGDTLTLKEYSQWYTPAHILGFWGQKIERSQNQEILKEFISNSPAPEAAKPEIKPKDTIPERPKNQKNVGTQLNIF; encoded by the coding sequence ATGCAAGATATGGTCGCAGCTATCAATCAACTTTCGTACCGTCACAGTACTTCAAAGATATATTCTGATTTCGTTGAAGTATCAGCGATTGCTTTTAGCAATACCGTTGATAAAAAGCACTTTGAGGAAAGAGAAAAACGCTATTTTGATATTATAAATCAATATACAAAAGAGGAGCTTAATATATTCCCTCAGCTCTTGGGTATGCTTGTAAAGCATTTAACCAATGCTCCCAAAGATGTATTAGGGGATATGTTCCATGAATTGGAATTACACAATGAACGAAAAGGGCAATTTTTCACCCCGTTTCCTCTTTGTCAGATGATGGCCAAATTGACAATAGGAGATAATCCGCAAAGTATAATCGACCAAAAAGGCTTTATAACGGTTTCTGAGCCGTCTTGCGGTACTGGGGCTATGGTCATAGCAGCCGCAACAGAATTACAGTCTCAGGGTATCAATTATCAGCAAAACCTCTATGTTTCGGCCACAGATTTAGATGTAACCTGTGTTCATGCTGCCTATGTTCAATTTTCGCTCCTGAATATCCCTGCAACGCTTATTCATGGCGACACACTAACCCTAAAGGAATATAGCCAATGGTACACCCCCGCCCATATATTAGGCTTCTGGGGGCAAAAAATAGAACGAAGTCAAAACCAAGAAATCTTGAAAGAATTTATATCAAACTCCCCTGCTCCAGAAGCTGCAAAACCAGAAATAAAGCCCAAAGACACCATTCCAGAACGGCCAAAAAATCAAAAGAACGTAGGAACTCAGCTTAATATATTTTAG